A genome region from Lutra lutra chromosome 11, mLutLut1.2, whole genome shotgun sequence includes the following:
- the PODXL gene encoding podocalyxin has protein sequence MRSALALPALLLLLLLLLLPPRSFSQEDPPAAGAATADGAATADGAATADGAATADGAATADGAATADGAATADGAATADGAATADGAATADGAATADGAATADGAATADGAATADGAATADGAATADGAATADGAATADGAATADGAATADGAATADGAATADGAATADGAATADGAATADGAATADGAATADGAATTAAQPLVAPAAGTEGGTHGKETGSRTAPATTEQMKTAAATSGGSPVAPSGSGSTTATPQTAADKDGKASSNPSVASDGSEDNQGFNKTTLSSTTHTVKPEGTRSPAAGAGAGEAHGGPASSTTPGDGKQAAAAPADPPGTSSPASSLPAGAAPTSPHQASPGPSKPPVSRSDKIPTAAPGSSGTKAGPSSTSHGTLPTATSRVTLQGDLQKSSVIPTVTGTSLAITGTSSSTTGITSLETSHPAGPSSGPVATSPVEGSRSSSTQLTSVAPQVPSVPPSSAHVDDRIKCESPGGLTDKMLILNLTKTSLCAGNSSSDDKLVTLLCRAAKATFNPAQDTCHILLVPVQDSQAVAIKEITVQTNLLPGDVYESLKDKWDELKEVGVSNMKLGDQGPPEETEDRFSMPLIITIVCMASFLLLVAALYGCCHQRLSQRKDQQRLTEELQTVENGYHDNPTLEVMETSSEMQEKKVVNLNGELGDSWIVPLDNLAKDDLDEEEDTHL, from the exons ACCCTCCTGCCGCTGGAGCAGCTACAGCTGACGGAGCAGCTACTGCCGACGGAGCAGCTACTGCCGACGGAGCAGCCACCGCCGACGGAGCCGCCACCGCCGACGGAGCCGCCACCGCCGACGGAGCCGCCACAGCCGACGGAGCAGCCACCGCCGACGGAGCAGCCACCGCCGACGGAGCCGCCACAGCCGACGGAGCCGCCACCGCCGACGGAGCAGCCACCGCCGACGGAGCAGCCACCGCCGACGGAGCCGCCACCGCCGACGGAGCAGCCACCGCCGACGGAGCAGCCACCGCCGACGGAGCAGCCACAGCCGACGGAGCAGCCACAGCCGACGGAGCCGCCACCGCCGACGGAGCAGCCACCGCCGACGGAGCAGCCACCGCCGACGGAGCAGCCACCGCCGACGGAGCCGCCACCGCCGACGGAGCCGCCACCGCCGACGGAGCAGCCACAGCCGACGGAGCAGCCACCGCCGACGGAGCCGCCACCGCCGACGGAGCAGCTACAACCGCAGCTCAGCCCCTTGTAGCACCGGCAGCCGGTACCGAAGGGGGGACTCACGGGAAGGAGACTGGATCACGCACAGCCCCAGCAACCACTGAGCAAATGAAGACGGCCGCTGCCACCAGCGGAGGATCCCCAGTAGCACCCAGCGGCTCAGGGTCGACGACAGCCACACCCCAAACGGCCGCTGACAAGGATGGGAAGGCCTCCAGCAACCCCAGTGTAGCTAGTGATGGCTCGGAGGATAACCAAGGTTTCAACAAGACGACGCTCTCCTCAACCACTCACACCGTGAAGCCCGAAGGCACCCGCAGCCCGGCAGCCGGAGCTGGAGCCGGGGAGGCCCATGGTGGTCCCGCCAGCAGCACGACCCCTGGGGACGGGAAGCAGGCTGCTGCTGCGCCTGCAGACCCGCCCGGCACCTCCAGCCCCGCTTCTTCTCTTCCTGCCGGCGCCGCCCCAACAAGCCCACACCAAGCAAGCCCTGGTCCTTCGAAGCCTCCCGTGAGCCGTTCCGACAAAATCCCCACGGCAGCTCCTGGTAGTTCAGGCACGAAGGCGGGCCCCAGCTCCACGTCCCACGGGACACTTCCCACAGCAA CATCACGGGTTACCTTACAAGGAGATCTGCAGAAATCCAGCGTGATACCAACTGTCACTGGGACCTCTTTGGCCATCACTGGGACCTCTTCTTCCACCACTGGGATCACTTCTTTGGAGACTTCGCATCCTGCAGGCCCTTCATCAGGACCTGTGGCCACGTCTCCTGTCGAGGGATCCAGAAGCTCCAGCACCCAGTTGACTTCAGTTGCCCCCCAAGTCCCCAGCGTCCCTCCTTCCTCGGCTCATGTGGATGACAGG ATAAAGTGCGAATCTCCTGGAGGGCTAACTGACAAGATGCTCATCCTGAACTTGACGAAAACGAGCCTCTGT GCGGGGAACAGCAGTTCAGATGACAAACTGGTCACACTTCTGTGCCGAGCAGCAAAAGCCACCTTCAACCCAGCTCAAGATACGTGCCATATACTGCTAGTACCTGTTCAAGACTCCCAGGCAGTGGCGATCAAAGAAATCACGGTGCAGA CAAACCTCCTGCCCGGGGACGTGTATGAGTCACTGAAAGACAAATGGGATGAGCTGAAAGAG GTGGGAGTCAGTAACATGAAGCTCGGGGACCAAGGGCCCCCCGAAGAGACCGAGGACCGGTTCAGCATGCCTCTCATCATCACCATTGTCTGCATGGCGTCCTTCCTGCTCCTGGTCGCCGCCCTCTACGGCTGCTGCCACCAGCGCCTCTCCCAGAGGAAGGaccag CAACGGCTAACAGAGGAGCTGCAGACAGTGGAGAACGGTTACCATGACAATCCCACGCTGGAAGTGATGGAGACCTCATCCGAGATGCAGGAGAAAAAGGTGGTCAACCTTAATGGGGAGCTGGGGGACAGCTGGATCGTCCCTCTGGACAACCTGGCCAAGGATGACCTTGACGAGGAGGAAGACACGCACCTCTAG